A stretch of Mastomys coucha isolate ucsf_1 unplaced genomic scaffold, UCSF_Mcou_1 pScaffold3, whole genome shotgun sequence DNA encodes these proteins:
- the Mocs1 gene encoding molybdenum cofactor biosynthesis protein 1 isoform X2 encodes MPEEGVSLTPKADLLTTEEILTLARLFVKEGVDKIRLTGGEPLIRPDVVDIVARLHQLEGLRTIGVTTNGINLARLLPPLQQAGLNAVNISLDTLVPAKFEFIVRRKGFHKVMEGIHKAIELGYKPVKVNCVVMRGLNEDELLDFVALTEGLPLDVRFIEYMPFDGNKWNFKKMVSYKEMLDTIRQRWPGLEKLPEEDSSTAKAFKIPGFQGQISFITSMSEHFCGTCNRLRITADGNLKVCLFGNSEVSLRDHLRAGASEEELLRIIGAAVGRKKRQHAGMFNIAQMKNRPMILIGVLLMLRDSPPANWSTFSWDPLHVWNPSARQCLSDQMATLWKRHCVPMALPVSQPCLGSGSPQRHYSSYPDPDTHSKCLSTGSQAPDVPSGSGPTSNQLTHVDSAGRATMVDVGGKPETERVAVASAVVLLGPVAFRLVQQNQLKKGDALVVAQLAGVQAAKLTSQLIPLCHHVTLSHVQVQLELDSTRHAVLIQSSCRARGPTGVEMEALTSAAMAALTVYDMCKAVSRDIVVTEVKLISKTGGQRGDFHRA; translated from the exons CCAGACTTCATCAGCTGGAAGGACTGAGAACCATCGGCGTCACCACCAATGGCATCAACTTAGCCCGGCTCCTGCCCCCGCTTCAGCAGGCAGGGCTCAATGCTGTTAACATCAGCCTGGACACTCTGGTTCCTGCCAAGTTTGAGTTCATCGTCCGCAGAAAAG gcTTCCACAAAGTTATGGAAGGTATCCACAAAGCCATCGAGCTGGGTTACAAGCCTGTGAAG GTGAACTGTGTGGTGATGCGAGGCCTGAATGAAGATGAGCTACTGGACTTTGTGGCTCTGACAGAGGGCCTTCCCTTGGACGTGCGCTTCATTGAGTACATGCCGTTTGACG GCAACAAGTGGAACTTCAAGAAGATGGTTAGCTACAAGGAGATGCTGGACACCATCCGACAGCGGTGGCCAGGGCTGGAGAAGCTGCCGGAGGAGGACTCCAGCACTGCCAAG GCCTTTAAGATCCCTGGCTTCCAGGGTCAGATCAGCTTTATCACATCCATGTCAGAGCATTTCTGTGGGACCTGCAACCGGCTGCGCATCACAGCTGACGGGAACCTCAAG GTCTGCCTCTTTGGGAATTCTGAGGTGTCACTGCGGGACCACCTGCGGGCAGGGGCCTCTGAGGAGGAGCTGCTGAGAATCATTGGGGCAGCAGTGGGTAGGAAGAAGAGGCAGCACGCAG GCATGTTCAATATTGCCCAGATGAAGAACCGGCCCATGATCCTCATTG GGGTACTTTTGATGCTTCGAGATTCCCCACCAGCTAATTGGAGCACTTTCTCCTGGGATCCCCTCCATGTTTGGAATCCAAGTGCCAGACAGTGTCTCTCTGACCAGATGGCAACTTTGTGGAAGAGACACTGTGTCCCCATGGCCCTTCCTGTGTCTCAGCCGTGCCTGGGATCTGGCTCCCCTCAGAGACACTACAGCTCCTACCCAGACCCTGACACTCACTCAAAGTGCCTTAGCACAGGGTCCCAGGCCCCTGATGTCCCCTCAGGTTCAGGGCCGACCTCAAATCAGCTAACTCATGTGGATTCCGCAGGGAGGGCAACTATGGTAGATGTGGGTGGGAAGCCAGAGACGGAGCGGGTGGCTGTGGCCTCTGCCGTGGTACTTCTTGGACCCGTGGCCTTCAGGCTTGTCCAGCAGAACCAACTGAAGAAGGGCGATGCTCTGGTGGTGGCCCAGCTGGCTGGAGTCCAGGCAGCCAAGCTAACTAGTCAGTTGATCCCCCTCTGCCACCATGTGACCCTGAGCCACGTGCAGGTGCAGCTGGAGCTAGACAGCACACGCCATGCTGTGCTGATCCAGTCCTCCTGCCGAGCCCGGGGCCCCACCGGGGTAGAGATGGAGGCACTGACCTCGGCTGCCATGGCTGCCCTTACCGTGTATGACATGTGTAAGGCGGTCAGCAGGGACATTGTGGTGACAGAGGTAAAGCTCATCAGCAAGACTGGAGGGCAGCGGGGGGACTTCCATCGGGCTTAG